A stretch of DNA from Spirosoma endbachense:
CGCATCAGCAACGGCCATACCCACTCGTGCATAAGTTTCGGCGGCTTTTACCAAGCCAGCCTCGCTGTTGCGAATGGCAATCGTAGCCAGATTATAGGAGTGTCCAGGGGGGGAGCAAGTCTCAATTGGATCGTCGCCCCACCACATCACAATAGCACGATCTGAATCAGTGAGCGACTTTTTTCGATCAAATACCTCTTTGTAGTGCCGATAATACTGACTGGTTGTATCCGTCGAATAGACCAGCGGTTTAGGTAAAGGAAGTCGAGCATTCCGGGATGAAAACGGTCGATTCTGTCCCCAGGAGGGATGCATCGGAATTTTGGTATTCGACTGACCTATTGCAGGGGGCACCCACATGCCTGACCCCTGGGTGTGTACGTAATCTTTCGGGAAATTATGAAGGTAACCTTCATAGCCACCATCGCTCTTCGACCATTCATAGATTTTTGTGGCGATGGCTTTGCCATATTGTTCCGACCGATCAACTACCTCTGGAGTAAGACTGGCTGCATAGCGGTGATGGATAGCTTCTTCCAGTGAGTCAATCGATAGCGTTCTATTCGTATAAGCATACAAAGCCTTTAGCATATAGGCTTGCCCGGCGTTAAGAGCGAGTTCCCAGCAATAGGCTTTCTTAAGATCGGGTTTTGGTAACGAAAGCGTGTCAGCTAATTTTCGAATCACTGAGCGATGCTTCGGAGAGGCATAGACCACCGTTTCGTACATGGTCAGGCCCAGATAGCCAATGGCTCTGGACCCGTAAGTGGGAGTGTTTTTAGGTGCTTTTGTCATGACCCGCACGGTCATATCGGCCCAATCTGTGGCGATTGACGTAGCAGGCTGATTGTTTATGGGTTGCTGGGCCCACGAGTGGGAACTCACTAACAAACAGGTTTGTAGAAGCAGACTTCTGACTAAGTTGTTGATCATTTTCCTTGTTACTAGTACTCTTCCAATTTAATCCTTACATCAACTTGGATTACAAGCCGGATTCACCTGCTCATACCACCGCTTGAGTTTGGTTTCCGCTGTAACTGCGGTAAAACTCCAATGCACCTTCACAGCAANNNNNNNNNNCTAGCTAGCTAGCNNNNNNNNNNTCATCAGCCGGGTGCTCACCATCAGTGCCCCCCCCAGCCTGAGTATCACAGCCAGTTCGGCCAGTCTGTGTGGGGGTCAGACCGCGATGCTCACCGCATCGGGGGCCAACACCTATCGGTGGAGCAACGGGGCCACCACGGCCTCCATCAGTGTGAGTGTGGCCGGACCTTACTCGGTGACGGGTACTTCCTCGGGGGGTTGCTCGGCGACAGCTACTACGACCCTCACGGCGAGTCCTGCTCCGACCGTCAACGTCTCCTCCATCAGCATCTGCGAAGGCCAAACCGGTACGCTCACCGCTTCAGGGGCATCTACCTACCTGTGGAGCAATGGCGCTACGGGCTCATCCATCTCGGTCAATGTGGCCGGCACCTACTCGGTGACGGGTACCTCTTCGACAGGTTGTTCGGATGTGGCCACCGCTACGGTCACTATCAACCCCGTGGCCACCCTCAATGTCACCTCG
This window harbors:
- a CDS encoding vanadium-dependent haloperoxidase; this translates as MINNLVRSLLLQTCLLVSSHSWAQQPINNQPATSIATDWADMTVRVMTKAPKNTPTYGSRAIGYLGLTMYETVVYASPKHRSVIRKLADTLSLPKPDLKKAYCWELALNAGQAYMLKALYAYTNRTLSIDSLEEAIHHRYAASLTPEVVDRSEQYGKAIATKIYEWSKSDGGYEGYLHNFPKDYVHTQGSGMWVPPAIGQSNTKIPMHPSWGQNRPFSSRNARLPLPKPLVYSTDTTSQYYRHYKEVFDRKKSLTDSDRAIVMWWGDDPIETCSPPGHSYNLATIAIRNSEAGLVKAAETYARVGMAVADAFICCWKTKFTFMVERPSSFIRTQIASTTNKRYAWLPFFLEPPFPSFYSGHAVQSAATATVLTELYGPDFSFTDNTHSHRPQLTYYIQGPLPDTPNPTNNIYLLPNFTTHTLKFEDRHYTSFWAAAQECADSRLMGGIHTRYDNEVGLAEGTKIGRNINALRWH